Proteins co-encoded in one Sus scrofa isolate TJ Tabasco breed Duroc chromosome 14, Sscrofa11.1, whole genome shotgun sequence genomic window:
- the RPS24 gene encoding 40S ribosomal protein S24 isoform X3, with protein MNDTVTIRTRKFMTNRLLQRKQMVIDVLHPGKATVPKTEIREKLAKMYKTTPDVIFVFGFRTHFGGGKTTGFGMIYDSLDYAKKNEPKHRLARHGLYEKKKTSRKQRKERKNRMKKVRGTAKANVGAGKKK; from the exons ATG AACGACACAGTCACTATCCGGACCAGGAAGTTCATGACCAACCGACTacttcagcggaaacaaatg GTCATTGATGTCCTTCACCCTGGGAAGGCAACGGTACCTAAGACAGAAATTCGGGAAAAACTAGCCAAAATGTACAAGACTACACCAGATGTCATCTTTGTCTTTGGATTCAGAACCCATTTTGGTGGTGGCAAGACAACCGGCTTTGGCATGATTTATGATTCCTTGGATTATGCAAAGAAAAATGAGCCCAAACACAGGCTTGCAAGA cacGGCTTGTATGAGAAGAAAAAGACctcaagaaaacagagaaaagaacgCAAGAACAGAATGAAGAAAGTTAGGGGAACTGCAAAGGCCAATGTTGGTGCTGGCAAAAAG AAG TGA
- the RPS24 gene encoding 40S ribosomal protein S24 isoform X1: MNDTVTIRTRKFMTNRLLQRKQMVIDVLHPGKATVPKTEIREKLAKMYKTTPDVIFVFGFRTHFGGGKTTGFGMIYDSLDYAKKNEPKHRLARHGLYEKKKTSRKQRKERKNRMKKVRGTAKANVGAGKKKK, from the exons ATG AACGACACAGTCACTATCCGGACCAGGAAGTTCATGACCAACCGACTacttcagcggaaacaaatg GTCATTGATGTCCTTCACCCTGGGAAGGCAACGGTACCTAAGACAGAAATTCGGGAAAAACTAGCCAAAATGTACAAGACTACACCAGATGTCATCTTTGTCTTTGGATTCAGAACCCATTTTGGTGGTGGCAAGACAACCGGCTTTGGCATGATTTATGATTCCTTGGATTATGCAAAGAAAAATGAGCCCAAACACAGGCTTGCAAGA cacGGCTTGTATGAGAAGAAAAAGACctcaagaaaacagagaaaagaacgCAAGAACAGAATGAAGAAAGTTAGGGGAACTGCAAAGGCCAATGTTGGTGCTGGCAAAAAG AAG AAATGA
- the RPS24 gene encoding 40S ribosomal protein S24 isoform X4, whose amino-acid sequence MNDTVTIRTRKFMTNRLLQRKQMVIDVLHPGKATVPKTEIREKLAKMYKTTPDVIFVFGFRTHFGGGKTTGFGMIYDSLDYAKKNEPKHRLARHGLYEKKKTSRKQRKERKNRMKKVRGTAKANVGAGKKK is encoded by the exons ATG AACGACACAGTCACTATCCGGACCAGGAAGTTCATGACCAACCGACTacttcagcggaaacaaatg GTCATTGATGTCCTTCACCCTGGGAAGGCAACGGTACCTAAGACAGAAATTCGGGAAAAACTAGCCAAAATGTACAAGACTACACCAGATGTCATCTTTGTCTTTGGATTCAGAACCCATTTTGGTGGTGGCAAGACAACCGGCTTTGGCATGATTTATGATTCCTTGGATTATGCAAAGAAAAATGAGCCCAAACACAGGCTTGCAAGA cacGGCTTGTATGAGAAGAAAAAGACctcaagaaaacagagaaaagaacgCAAGAACAGAATGAAGAAAGTTAGGGGAACTGCAAAGGCCAATGTTGGTGCTGGCAAAAAG AAATGA
- the RPS24 gene encoding 40S ribosomal protein S24 isoform X2 gives MNDTVTIRTRKFMTNRLLQRKQMVIDVLHPGKATVPKTEIREKLAKMYKTTPDVIFVFGFRTHFGGGKTTGFGMIYDSLDYAKKNEPKHRLARHGLYEKKKTSRKQRKERKNRMKKVRGTAKANVGAGKKKE, from the exons ATG AACGACACAGTCACTATCCGGACCAGGAAGTTCATGACCAACCGACTacttcagcggaaacaaatg GTCATTGATGTCCTTCACCCTGGGAAGGCAACGGTACCTAAGACAGAAATTCGGGAAAAACTAGCCAAAATGTACAAGACTACACCAGATGTCATCTTTGTCTTTGGATTCAGAACCCATTTTGGTGGTGGCAAGACAACCGGCTTTGGCATGATTTATGATTCCTTGGATTATGCAAAGAAAAATGAGCCCAAACACAGGCTTGCAAGA cacGGCTTGTATGAGAAGAAAAAGACctcaagaaaacagagaaaagaacgCAAGAACAGAATGAAGAAAGTTAGGGGAACTGCAAAGGCCAATGTTGGTGCTGGCAAAAAG AAGGAGTAA
- the RPS24 gene encoding 40S ribosomal protein S24 isoform X5 — translation MNDTVTIRTRKFMTNRLLQRKQMVIDVLHPGKATVPKTEIREKLAKMYKTTPDVIFVFGFRTHFGGGKTTGFGMIYDSLDYAKKNEPKHRLARHGLYEKKKTSRKQRKERKNRMKKVRGTAKANVGAGKK, via the exons ATG AACGACACAGTCACTATCCGGACCAGGAAGTTCATGACCAACCGACTacttcagcggaaacaaatg GTCATTGATGTCCTTCACCCTGGGAAGGCAACGGTACCTAAGACAGAAATTCGGGAAAAACTAGCCAAAATGTACAAGACTACACCAGATGTCATCTTTGTCTTTGGATTCAGAACCCATTTTGGTGGTGGCAAGACAACCGGCTTTGGCATGATTTATGATTCCTTGGATTATGCAAAGAAAAATGAGCCCAAACACAGGCTTGCAAGA cacGGCTTGTATGAGAAGAAAAAGACctcaagaaaacagagaaaagaacgCAAGAACAGAATGAAGAAAGTTAGGGGAACTGCAAAGGCCAATGTTGGTGCTGGCAAAAAG TGA